A part of Pelecanus crispus isolate bPelCri1 chromosome 22, bPelCri1.pri, whole genome shotgun sequence genomic DNA contains:
- the F11R gene encoding junctional adhesion molecule A: MAGAARRGGPGSQPRPLLLLLLLGAAAVSLVGAQVTSETKEVPENKPADIPCSAYRSGWNNPRIEWKFQKGSSLVLFYYGGQLTEPYKNRVRFSPTAIHFDTVTRADTGKYICEVVSGSSQIAKSEVNLIVQVPPAKPVAHVPASATIGSKTVLRCTETDGSPPPTFRWYKNSMLMPADPKTSLTFRNSSYTLDPATGELIFEPLSAFDTGDYYCEAMNNVGSPQQSDVVRMEASEVNVGGIVAAVVVLLMVLALVAFGIWFAYRRGFFSSDTASKKVIYSQPSHRSEGDFRQTSSFLV; the protein is encoded by the exons atggcgggagcggcgcggcggggcggccccgggtcccagccccggcccctgctgctgctgctgctgctcggaGCGGCGGCCG TGTCGCTGGTGGGAGCCCAGGTCACCTCCGAGACCAAAGAAGTGCCCGAAAACAAGC CCGCCGACATCCCCTGCTCGGCGTATCGGTCCGGCTGGAACAATCCCCGCATCGAGTGGAAGTTCCAGAAGGGCTCCTCGCTGGTCCTCTTCTACTACGGGGGACAGCTGACAG AGCCCTACAAGAACCGGGTCCGGTTCTCGCCCACTGCCATCCACTTCGACACGGTGACGCGGGCAGACACGGGGAAGTACATCTGCGAGGTGGTGAGCGGCAGCAGCCAGATCGCCAAGTCGGAGGTGAACCTCATCGTGCAAG TGCCGCCCGCCAAGCCGGTGGCCCATGTCCCCGCCTCGGCCACCATCGGCAGCAAGACCGTGCTGCGGTGCACCGAGACGGACGGCTCGCCGCCCCCCACCTTCCGCTGGTACAAGAACAGCATGCTGATGCCCGCCGACCCCAAAACCAGCCTGACCTTCAGGAATTCCTCCTACACCCTGGACCCCGCCACGGGGGAGCTG ATCTTTGAGCCCCTGAGCGCCTTCGACACCGGCGACTACTACTGCGAGGCGATGAACAACGTGGGCTCCCCGCAGCAATCGGACGTTGTCCGCATGGAAGCCA GCGAAGTCAACGTGGGCGGCATCGTGGCCGCCGTCGTGGTGCTGCTGATGGTGCTGGCGCTCGTGGCCTTCGGCATCTGGTTTGCCTACAGACGGGGCTTCTTCAGCAGTGA caccGCCAGCAAGAAGGTGATTTACAGCCAGCCCTCGCACCGCAGCGAG GGAGACTTCAGGCAGACGTCGTCCTTCCTGGTGTGA
- the USF1 gene encoding upstream stimulatory factor 1 isoform X3, protein MKGQQKTAETEEGTVQIQEGAVATGEDPTSVAIASIQSAATFPDPNIKYVFRTENGGTQVMYRVIQVADGQLDGQTEGTSAISGYPATQSMTQAVIQGAFTSEDAVETEATATETHYTYFPTTAVADTSTSAGAGTTATAVVTTQNSEALLGQPTPTGTAGQFFVMMSPQEVLQGGAQRTITPRAHPYSPKSEAPRATRDEKRRAQHNEVERRRRDKINNWIVQLSKIIPDCSMENTKSGQSKGGILSKACDYIQELRQSNHRLSEELQGLDQLQLDNEVLRQQVEDLKNKNLILRAQLRQHGVEIVIKNDSH, encoded by the exons ATGAAGGG GCAGCAGAAAACAGCCGAGACGGAAGAGGGAACGGTGCAAATCCAGGAAG GTGCAGTGGCCACAGGTGAGGATCCCACCAGCGTCGCCATTGCCAGCATCCAGTCCGCGGCCACCTTCCCCGACCCCAACATCAAGTATGTCTTTCGCACAGAGAACGGCGGGACGCAG GTGATGTACAGGGTGATCCAAGTAGCCGACGGACAGCTGGACGGACAGACGGAGGGCACCAGCGCCATCAGCGGCTACCCCGCCACCCAGTCCATGACACAG GCTGTCATCCAGGGTGCCTTCACCAGCGAGGATGCGGTGGAGACGGAGGCCACGGCCACCGAGACTCACTACACCTATTTCCCCACCACGGCCGTGGCCGACACCAGCACCTCTGCCGGCGCGGGGACCACGGCCACCGCCGTCGTCACCACGCAGAACTCGGAGGCCCTCCTGGGGCAGCCCACCCCCACGGGTAcggccg GGCAGTTCTTTGTGATGATGTCGccccaggaggtgctgcagggcgGAGCGCAGAGGACCATCACCCCCCGCGCCCACCCCTACTCCCC GAAGTCGGAGGCGCCGCGGGCTACCCGGGACGAGAAGCGCCGGGCGCAGCACAACGAAG TGGAGCGCCGGCGCAGGGACAAGATCAACAACTGGATCGTGCAGCTCTCCAAGATCATCCCTGACTGCTCCATGGAGAACACCAAGTCGGGGCAG AGCAAGGGCGGAATCCTCTCCAAAGCTTGCGACTACATCCAGGAGCTGCGGCAGAGCAACCACCGCCTCTCCGAGGAGCTGCAGGGTCTCGACCAGCTCCAGCTGGACAACGAGGTCTTGCGGCAGCAg GTGGAGGATCTGAAGAACAAGAACCTGATCCTGCGGGCGCAGCTCCGCCAGCATGGCGTGGAGATCGTCATCAAGAACGACAGCCACTGA
- the USF1 gene encoding upstream stimulatory factor 1 isoform X1, with translation MKGQQKTAETEEGTVQIQEGAVATGEDPTSVAIASIQSAATFPDPNIKYVFRTENGGTQVMYRVIQVADGQLDGQTEGTSAISGYPATQSMTQAVIQGAFTSEDAVETEATATETHYTYFPTTAVADTSTSAGAGTTATAVVTTQNSEALLGQPTPTGQFFVMMSPQEVLQGGAQRTITPRAHPYSPKSEAPRATRDEKRRAQHNEVERRRRDKINNWIVQLSKIIPDCSMENTKSGQSKGGILSKACDYIQELRQSNHRLSEELQGLDQLQLDNEVLRQQVEDLKNKNLILRAQLRQHGVEIVIKNDSH, from the exons ATGAAGGG GCAGCAGAAAACAGCCGAGACGGAAGAGGGAACGGTGCAAATCCAGGAAG GTGCAGTGGCCACAGGTGAGGATCCCACCAGCGTCGCCATTGCCAGCATCCAGTCCGCGGCCACCTTCCCCGACCCCAACATCAAGTATGTCTTTCGCACAGAGAACGGCGGGACGCAG GTGATGTACAGGGTGATCCAAGTAGCCGACGGACAGCTGGACGGACAGACGGAGGGCACCAGCGCCATCAGCGGCTACCCCGCCACCCAGTCCATGACACAG GCTGTCATCCAGGGTGCCTTCACCAGCGAGGATGCGGTGGAGACGGAGGCCACGGCCACCGAGACTCACTACACCTATTTCCCCACCACGGCCGTGGCCGACACCAGCACCTCTGCCGGCGCGGGGACCACGGCCACCGCCGTCGTCACCACGCAGAACTCGGAGGCCCTCCTGGGGCAGCCCACCCCCACGG GGCAGTTCTTTGTGATGATGTCGccccaggaggtgctgcagggcgGAGCGCAGAGGACCATCACCCCCCGCGCCCACCCCTACTCCCC GAAGTCGGAGGCGCCGCGGGCTACCCGGGACGAGAAGCGCCGGGCGCAGCACAACGAAG TGGAGCGCCGGCGCAGGGACAAGATCAACAACTGGATCGTGCAGCTCTCCAAGATCATCCCTGACTGCTCCATGGAGAACACCAAGTCGGGGCAG AGCAAGGGCGGAATCCTCTCCAAAGCTTGCGACTACATCCAGGAGCTGCGGCAGAGCAACCACCGCCTCTCCGAGGAGCTGCAGGGTCTCGACCAGCTCCAGCTGGACAACGAGGTCTTGCGGCAGCAg GTGGAGGATCTGAAGAACAAGAACCTGATCCTGCGGGCGCAGCTCCGCCAGCATGGCGTGGAGATCGTCATCAAGAACGACAGCCACTGA
- the USF1 gene encoding upstream stimulatory factor 1 isoform X2 yields MKGQQKTAETEEGTVQIQEVATGEDPTSVAIASIQSAATFPDPNIKYVFRTENGGTQVMYRVIQVADGQLDGQTEGTSAISGYPATQSMTQAVIQGAFTSEDAVETEATATETHYTYFPTTAVADTSTSAGAGTTATAVVTTQNSEALLGQPTPTGQFFVMMSPQEVLQGGAQRTITPRAHPYSPKSEAPRATRDEKRRAQHNEVERRRRDKINNWIVQLSKIIPDCSMENTKSGQSKGGILSKACDYIQELRQSNHRLSEELQGLDQLQLDNEVLRQQVEDLKNKNLILRAQLRQHGVEIVIKNDSH; encoded by the exons ATGAAGGG GCAGCAGAAAACAGCCGAGACGGAAGAGGGAACGGTGCAAATCCAGGAAG TGGCCACAGGTGAGGATCCCACCAGCGTCGCCATTGCCAGCATCCAGTCCGCGGCCACCTTCCCCGACCCCAACATCAAGTATGTCTTTCGCACAGAGAACGGCGGGACGCAG GTGATGTACAGGGTGATCCAAGTAGCCGACGGACAGCTGGACGGACAGACGGAGGGCACCAGCGCCATCAGCGGCTACCCCGCCACCCAGTCCATGACACAG GCTGTCATCCAGGGTGCCTTCACCAGCGAGGATGCGGTGGAGACGGAGGCCACGGCCACCGAGACTCACTACACCTATTTCCCCACCACGGCCGTGGCCGACACCAGCACCTCTGCCGGCGCGGGGACCACGGCCACCGCCGTCGTCACCACGCAGAACTCGGAGGCCCTCCTGGGGCAGCCCACCCCCACGG GGCAGTTCTTTGTGATGATGTCGccccaggaggtgctgcagggcgGAGCGCAGAGGACCATCACCCCCCGCGCCCACCCCTACTCCCC GAAGTCGGAGGCGCCGCGGGCTACCCGGGACGAGAAGCGCCGGGCGCAGCACAACGAAG TGGAGCGCCGGCGCAGGGACAAGATCAACAACTGGATCGTGCAGCTCTCCAAGATCATCCCTGACTGCTCCATGGAGAACACCAAGTCGGGGCAG AGCAAGGGCGGAATCCTCTCCAAAGCTTGCGACTACATCCAGGAGCTGCGGCAGAGCAACCACCGCCTCTCCGAGGAGCTGCAGGGTCTCGACCAGCTCCAGCTGGACAACGAGGTCTTGCGGCAGCAg GTGGAGGATCTGAAGAACAAGAACCTGATCCTGCGGGCGCAGCTCCGCCAGCATGGCGTGGAGATCGTCATCAAGAACGACAGCCACTGA